A genomic segment from Pseudomonas sessilinigenes encodes:
- the cobO gene encoding cob(I)yrinic acid a,c-diamide adenosyltransferase, protein MSESFERDERHLARMLRKKAVIDERIANSPNECGLLLVLTGNGKGKSSSAFGMLARSMGHGMRCGVVQFIKGRNSTGEELFFRRFPEQVRFHVMGEGFTWETQDRQRDIAAAEAAWAVSRELLSDPEIGLVVLDELNIALKHGYLDLDQVLSDLQARPPMQHVVVTGRGAKPEMIELADTVTEMGMLKHAFQAGIKAQKGIEL, encoded by the coding sequence ATGAGTGAATCCTTCGAGCGTGACGAACGTCACCTGGCGCGCATGCTGCGCAAAAAAGCGGTGATCGACGAGCGTATCGCCAACTCCCCCAATGAGTGCGGGCTGTTGCTGGTGCTGACTGGCAACGGCAAGGGTAAGAGCAGTTCGGCCTTTGGCATGCTGGCACGGTCCATGGGGCACGGCATGCGGTGTGGCGTGGTGCAGTTCATCAAGGGTCGCAACAGTACCGGTGAGGAACTGTTTTTCAGGCGTTTCCCCGAGCAGGTGCGGTTTCATGTAATGGGTGAGGGTTTCACCTGGGAGACCCAGGATCGCCAGCGTGATATCGCCGCCGCCGAAGCCGCCTGGGCGGTATCCCGGGAGTTGCTGAGCGATCCAGAGATCGGCCTGGTGGTGCTCGATGAGCTGAACATCGCCCTCAAGCATGGCTACCTGGACCTGGATCAGGTGCTCAGCGACCTGCAAGCCCGTCCGCCGATGCAGCATGTGGTGGTGACAGGGCGCGGGGCCAAGCCGGAAATGATCGAGTTGGCCGACACCGTCACCGAGATGGGCATGCTCAAGCATGCCTTCCAGGCCGGTATCAAGGCGCAGAAAGGCATCGAGCTGTGA
- the cbiB gene encoding adenosylcobinamide-phosphate synthase CbiB codes for MSVALLSVAGVALDALLGEPRRWHPLVAFGRLADRIEQRFNAAGRGWRSHGVTAWVLAVLPLTLLATALSWLPYIGWLVEILALYCALGLRSLGEHVEPVAQALRSDDLDEARRRVGYLVSRQTSELDATAVARAATESVLENGSDAVFAALFWFAVAGVPGVVLYRLSNTLDAMWGYRNERFERFGWAAARIDDLLNYVPARLVALTYALLGKTRLAFKCWYRQGPTWDSPNAGPVMAAGAGALGVELGGAAIYHGQLHQRPQLGEGEPASAGSIDRGWQLVQRGVWLWLLILCLGAEFYA; via the coding sequence ATGAGCGTGGCATTGCTGAGTGTCGCCGGGGTGGCACTGGATGCGTTGCTGGGCGAGCCCAGGCGCTGGCATCCACTGGTGGCGTTCGGGCGCCTGGCGGATCGGATCGAGCAGCGTTTCAACGCTGCCGGAAGAGGCTGGCGCAGTCATGGTGTCACTGCCTGGGTGCTGGCCGTCCTGCCCCTGACGCTATTGGCCACGGCGTTGTCCTGGTTGCCCTATATCGGCTGGCTAGTGGAGATCCTGGCGTTGTACTGCGCCCTGGGGCTGCGCAGCCTTGGCGAGCATGTCGAGCCCGTGGCCCAGGCGCTGCGCAGCGATGACCTGGACGAAGCTCGGCGCCGGGTAGGGTATCTGGTGAGCCGCCAGACCAGCGAGCTGGACGCCACCGCCGTGGCTCGGGCAGCGACCGAATCGGTGCTGGAAAACGGTAGCGATGCGGTGTTCGCCGCCTTGTTCTGGTTCGCTGTGGCGGGTGTGCCGGGAGTGGTGCTCTATCGACTGAGCAACACCCTGGATGCAATGTGGGGTTATCGCAACGAGCGCTTCGAGCGCTTCGGCTGGGCAGCCGCACGGATCGACGATCTGCTCAACTATGTGCCGGCGCGCCTGGTGGCCCTGACTTATGCCTTGCTGGGCAAGACCCGCCTGGCGTTCAAGTGCTGGTACCGCCAAGGGCCCACCTGGGACAGTCCCAATGCGGGCCCGGTGATGGCGGCTGGCGCCGGCGCCCTGGGCGTCGAGCTGGGGGGCGCGGCGATCTATCATGGTCAGTTGCATCAACGCCCACAGTTGGGCGAGGGCGAGCCGGCAAGTGCCGGTTCCATCGATCGTGGCTGGCAACTGGTGCAGCGAGGCGTTTGGCTCTGGTTGCTGATTCTTTGCCTGGGGGCTGAATTCTATGCTTGA
- a CDS encoding cobyrinate a,c-diamide synthase, with translation MNDVRHCPAVLIAAPASGQGKTTVTAALARLHRNQGRKVRVFKCGPDFLDPMILERASGAPVYQLDMWMVGEQESRRLLWEAAGEADLILIEGVMGLFDGTPSSADLARHFGVPVLGVIDGTAMAQTFGALALGLARYQPDLPFAGVLANRVGTLRHAQLLEGSLTEGLRWYGALSRETDIELPSRHLGLVQANELNDLDLRLDAAAEALASSCQVALPPAVGFAAPVPTMCEPLLEGVRIAVARDEAFAFTYGANLDLLRAMGAQLSFFSPIHDRELPEADSLYLPGGYPELHHQALERNSAMLAAIRAHHGAGKPLLAECGGMLYLLDSLVDVQGQRAELLGLLPGEAVMQKRLAALALQAVDLPEGSLRGHTYHHSLTSTELAPIARGSSPNGGRGAEAVYRVGRMTASYVHFYFPSNPAAVAALFAPKREVDVAGGVTGD, from the coding sequence ATGAATGATGTTCGTCATTGCCCGGCGGTATTGATCGCCGCACCGGCATCCGGCCAGGGCAAGACTACCGTGACCGCCGCCCTGGCGCGCCTGCACCGCAACCAGGGGCGCAAAGTGCGGGTCTTCAAGTGCGGGCCGGATTTCCTCGACCCGATGATTCTCGAGCGTGCCAGTGGTGCCCCGGTGTACCAGCTGGACATGTGGATGGTGGGTGAGCAGGAGAGCCGCCGCCTATTGTGGGAAGCCGCGGGCGAGGCCGACCTGATCCTGATCGAGGGGGTCATGGGGCTGTTCGACGGCACGCCCTCCAGCGCCGACCTGGCACGGCATTTTGGAGTACCGGTGCTGGGGGTGATCGACGGTACCGCCATGGCCCAGACCTTTGGTGCCCTGGCCTTGGGCCTGGCGCGCTACCAGCCGGACCTGCCATTTGCCGGGGTGCTGGCCAATCGTGTCGGCACCTTGCGCCATGCGCAGTTGCTCGAAGGCAGCCTCACCGAAGGGTTGCGCTGGTATGGCGCGCTGTCCCGGGAGACGGATATCGAACTGCCCAGTCGCCATCTGGGGCTGGTGCAAGCCAACGAGCTCAATGACCTGGACTTGCGCCTGGATGCCGCCGCCGAGGCGCTGGCCAGCAGTTGCCAGGTAGCGCTACCGCCTGCCGTCGGCTTTGCCGCCCCCGTTCCGACAATGTGTGAACCACTGCTCGAGGGTGTACGCATTGCCGTGGCACGGGATGAGGCATTTGCCTTTACCTATGGCGCCAACCTGGACTTGCTGCGAGCCATGGGGGCGCAGTTGAGCTTCTTTTCACCGATCCACGACCGCGAGCTGCCTGAGGCCGACAGCCTGTACCTACCGGGCGGTTACCCCGAATTGCATCACCAGGCGCTGGAGCGCAACAGTGCGATGCTGGCGGCTATTCGTGCTCATCATGGCGCTGGCAAGCCCTTGCTCGCCGAGTGTGGCGGGATGTTGTACTTGCTGGATTCCCTGGTCGATGTCCAGGGCCAGCGAGCCGAGCTGCTGGGCCTGCTCCCCGGCGAAGCGGTGATGCAGAAGCGTCTGGCTGCCCTGGCCTTGCAAGCGGTGGACCTGCCGGAGGGTAGCCTGCGAGGCCATACCTACCATCATTCCCTGACCAGTACCGAGCTTGCGCCTATCGCCCGGGGCTCCAGTCCCAACGGTGGCCGTGGTGCCGAGGCGGTCTATCGGGTCGGGAGAATGACGGCCTCCTATGTGCATTTCTACTTTCCATCCAATCCTGCGGCGGTGGCCGCGTTGTTCGCTCCGAAGCGAGAGGTTGATGTAGCTGGGGGCGTCACGGGTGACTGA
- the cobT gene encoding nicotinate-nucleotide--dimethylbenzimidazole phosphoribosyltransferase, translated as MSNSWWQNPCKAIDAQVVEQALARQQQLTKPAGSLGQLEPLAVRLAGLQGQLKPSLEQLWIAIFAGDHGVVAEGVSAYPQEVTGQMLLNFVSGGAAISVLARQLRAQLEVVDLGTINPSLELAGVRHLNLGSGTANFLMGPAMTPAQGEQALQAGRDSALRAREQGAQLFIGGEMGIGNTTAASAIACALLGIPAAQLAGPGTGLNAAGVSHKAQVIERALALHPQACNDPLYALFSLGGFEIAALAGAYLACAQEGIAVLVDGFICSVAALVAVRLNPACRPWLLFAHQGAEPGHRHVLQVLEADPLLDLGLRLGEGSGAALAVPLLRLACDLHGQMATFAEAAVADRPA; from the coding sequence ATGAGTAATTCCTGGTGGCAGAATCCGTGCAAAGCGATCGATGCCCAAGTGGTCGAGCAGGCGCTGGCGCGTCAGCAGCAACTGACCAAGCCGGCCGGCTCGTTGGGCCAACTGGAGCCACTGGCTGTGCGCCTGGCGGGGCTGCAGGGGCAGCTCAAGCCGAGCCTCGAGCAGCTGTGGATTGCGATTTTCGCCGGTGATCACGGGGTGGTGGCTGAAGGTGTTTCTGCCTATCCGCAGGAAGTCACCGGGCAGATGCTGCTGAACTTTGTCAGTGGCGGCGCGGCTATCAGTGTGCTGGCCCGTCAATTGAGGGCGCAGCTGGAAGTGGTGGACCTCGGGACTATTAATCCCAGCCTGGAGCTGGCCGGGGTGCGTCACCTGAACCTGGGGTCGGGTACGGCGAACTTCCTCATGGGCCCGGCCATGACTCCTGCCCAGGGCGAGCAGGCACTGCAGGCTGGTCGCGACAGCGCGCTGCGTGCTCGCGAACAGGGCGCCCAGTTGTTCATTGGTGGGGAAATGGGCATTGGCAACACCACGGCCGCCAGCGCCATCGCCTGCGCCTTGCTGGGCATTCCGGCTGCGCAACTGGCTGGTCCCGGTACTGGCTTGAACGCCGCTGGGGTCAGCCATAAGGCCCAGGTCATCGAGCGTGCCCTGGCGCTGCATCCGCAGGCTTGCAACGACCCCTTGTACGCATTGTTCAGCCTGGGCGGCTTTGAAATCGCGGCGTTGGCGGGGGCCTATCTGGCTTGTGCCCAGGAGGGTATCGCGGTGCTGGTTGATGGTTTTATCTGCAGCGTTGCCGCGTTGGTGGCTGTGCGCCTGAATCCGGCCTGCCGACCCTGGTTGCTGTTCGCCCATCAGGGCGCCGAGCCGGGGCATCGCCATGTGTTGCAGGTCCTGGAGGCCGACCCCTTGCTGGACCTGGGGCTGCGCCTGGGCGAGGGCAGTGGTGCGGCACTGGCGGTACCTTTGTTGCGCCTGGCTTGCGACCTGCATGGGCAGATGGCGACCTTTGCCGAGGCTGCCGTGGCAGACCGCCCGGCATGA
- a CDS encoding cobyric acid synthase produces MTTLMVQGTTSDAGKSTLVTALCRWLVRQGVGVVPFKPQNMALNSAVTADGGEIGRAQAVQAQAANLVPHTDMNPVLLKPNSDTGSQVIIHGRAVTTMNAVAYHDYKSIAMQAVLASHERLRAAYQVVMVEGAGSPAEINLRAGDIANMGFAEAVDCPVLLIADINRGGVFAHLVGTLELLSPSEQARVKGFIINRFRGDIALLQPGLDWLQQRTGKPVLGVLPYVMDLHLEAEDGIDQRQASKVEQLLKVVVPVLPRISNHTDFDPLRLHPQVDLQFIGPGQAIPAADLIILPGSKSVRSDLAYLRANGWEQAISRHLRYGGKLLGICGGLQMLGEQVHDPLGLEGVAGSSAGLGLLAFETVLETEKQLRNVSGRLVLEDAKVSGYEIHAGVSRGPALEQAPVWLDDGRSDGAYSDDGQIIGTYLHGLFEVPAACGALLRWAGLEDVQEVDYHALRERDIERLADLVERHLDTGALRQLCHL; encoded by the coding sequence ATGACAACACTGATGGTGCAAGGCACCACTTCGGATGCCGGCAAGAGCACCCTGGTTACTGCGCTGTGTCGCTGGCTGGTGCGCCAGGGTGTCGGCGTGGTGCCCTTCAAGCCGCAGAACATGGCCCTCAACAGTGCGGTGACCGCCGATGGCGGCGAGATCGGCCGGGCCCAGGCGGTCCAGGCCCAAGCTGCTAACTTGGTGCCTCACACCGACATGAACCCGGTGCTGCTCAAGCCCAATAGCGACACTGGTTCCCAGGTGATCATCCATGGTCGTGCGGTGACCACCATGAATGCCGTGGCCTATCACGACTACAAGTCGATTGCCATGCAGGCGGTGCTGGCCTCCCACGAACGGCTGCGGGCCGCTTACCAGGTGGTGATGGTGGAAGGTGCCGGTTCCCCGGCCGAGATCAACCTGCGGGCCGGGGACATTGCCAATATGGGGTTCGCCGAGGCGGTGGACTGCCCGGTGTTGCTGATCGCCGATATCAATCGTGGCGGTGTGTTCGCCCATTTGGTGGGTACGCTGGAGCTGCTTTCGCCTAGCGAACAGGCCCGGGTCAAGGGCTTCATCATCAACCGCTTTCGGGGCGACATCGCATTGCTGCAACCAGGCCTGGACTGGTTGCAGCAACGCACTGGCAAGCCGGTGCTGGGCGTGTTGCCCTATGTCATGGACTTGCACCTGGAGGCCGAGGACGGTATCGACCAGCGTCAGGCCAGCAAGGTCGAGCAGTTGCTCAAGGTCGTGGTGCCGGTGTTGCCGCGCATCAGCAACCATACCGACTTCGATCCCTTGCGCCTGCATCCCCAGGTGGACCTGCAGTTCATTGGCCCCGGCCAGGCGATTCCCGCGGCAGACCTGATCATTCTTCCTGGTTCCAAGAGCGTGCGCAGCGACCTGGCCTACCTGCGGGCCAATGGTTGGGAGCAGGCGATCTCCCGGCACCTGCGCTATGGCGGCAAGCTTCTGGGGATCTGTGGTGGCCTGCAGATGCTCGGCGAGCAGGTGCACGATCCCCTGGGGCTCGAAGGCGTAGCGGGATCGAGCGCGGGCTTGGGGCTGCTGGCCTTCGAGACCGTGCTCGAAACAGAAAAGCAGTTGCGTAATGTCAGTGGTCGCCTGGTCTTGGAAGACGCGAAGGTCAGCGGCTACGAGATTCACGCCGGAGTCAGCCGTGGGCCTGCCTTGGAGCAAGCGCCTGTGTGGCTCGACGACGGGCGCAGCGATGGCGCCTATAGCGACGACGGGCAGATTATCGGCACTTACCTGCATGGCCTGTTCGAGGTCCCGGCCGCGTGTGGCGCGTTGCTGCGCTGGGCTGGCCTGGAGGATGTGCAAGAGGTGGATTACCACGCCTTGCGCGAGCGCGATATCGAGCGCCTGGCGGACCTGGTGGAGCGCCACCTGGATACCGGCGCGCTACGCCAGCTCTGTCACCTCTAG
- the cobC gene encoding alpha-ribazole phosphatase family protein, producing the protein MILHLDLLRHGETESGGGLRGSLDDALTSHGWQQMHDGLQGRGEWDLVVSSPLQRCARFAEQLTERLQLPLVLEPDLQELHFGAWEGCSAASLMQTDAEALGRFWSDPYAFTPPEGEPVERFSQRVLAAIDRLYLAHAGRRVLLVSHGGVIRLLLARARGLPREQLLNVEVSHGAFFSLKVMAAGCLSEEG; encoded by the coding sequence ATGATCCTGCACCTGGATCTGTTGCGCCACGGCGAGACCGAGTCGGGAGGTGGCTTGCGTGGCAGCCTGGACGATGCGCTGACCAGCCATGGCTGGCAGCAGATGCACGATGGACTCCAGGGGCGCGGTGAATGGGATTTGGTGGTCAGTTCGCCTTTGCAGCGTTGTGCTCGGTTTGCCGAGCAATTGACCGAGCGTCTGCAATTGCCGCTGGTCCTGGAACCGGACCTGCAAGAGCTGCATTTTGGTGCCTGGGAGGGGTGCAGTGCGGCATCCCTGATGCAGACCGATGCCGAGGCGCTGGGGCGCTTCTGGTCCGATCCCTATGCTTTCACCCCGCCTGAAGGTGAGCCGGTGGAGCGTTTCTCGCAGCGGGTGCTGGCGGCGATCGACCGCCTTTACCTGGCTCACGCCGGTCGACGTGTACTGCTGGTCAGCCATGGCGGCGTGATACGCCTGCTGTTGGCGAGGGCGCGTGGGCTACCTCGTGAACAGCTGTTGAATGTCGAAGTGAGCCATGGCGCCTTTTTCAGCCTGAAGGTGATGGCGGCCGGCTGCTTGAGCGAGGAGGGCTGA
- the bluB gene encoding 5,6-dimethylbenzimidazole synthase, with amino-acid sequence MTEQAFSSLEREAVYRAIAERRDMRHFAGGSVAPELLQRLLTAAHQAPSVGLMQPWRFIRISDRVLRGQIQQLVEEERVRTAEALGERSDEFMRLKVEGINDCAELLVAALMDGRERHVFGRRTLPEMDLASLSCAIQNLWLAARSEGLGMGWVSLFEPQALADLLGLPEGAKPLAVLCLGPVTEFYPAPMLALEGWAQPRPLNELLYENRWGVSQ; translated from the coding sequence GTGACTGAACAGGCTTTTTCCTCGCTCGAGCGCGAGGCGGTCTATCGGGCCATTGCCGAGCGTCGCGACATGCGCCATTTCGCCGGCGGCAGCGTCGCTCCCGAGCTGTTGCAGCGCTTGCTGACGGCAGCCCACCAGGCGCCGAGCGTGGGGCTGATGCAGCCTTGGCGTTTCATCCGCATCAGCGACCGCGTGCTGCGGGGGCAGATCCAGCAATTGGTGGAAGAGGAGCGAGTGCGCACCGCCGAGGCCCTGGGGGAGCGTTCCGACGAGTTCATGAGGCTCAAGGTCGAAGGCATCAACGATTGCGCCGAGCTTTTGGTGGCCGCGTTGATGGACGGCCGCGAGCGGCATGTCTTCGGTCGGCGGACCCTGCCGGAGATGGACCTGGCGTCCTTGTCCTGCGCGATCCAGAACCTGTGGCTGGCGGCGCGTAGCGAAGGCCTGGGAATGGGCTGGGTATCGCTGTTCGAGCCCCAGGCGCTAGCCGACTTGCTGGGCTTGCCGGAGGGGGCCAAGCCCCTGGCCGTGTTGTGCCTGGGGCCGGTCACCGAGTTCTACCCGGCGCCAATGCTGGCCCTGGAAGGCTGGGCACAGCCGCGGCCGTTGAATGAATTGTTGTATGAAAACCGCTGGGGAGTAAGCCAATGA
- the cobD gene encoding threonine-phosphate decarboxylase CobD, translating to MLEHGGRLRKAALEQGIPEEDWLDLSSGLAPWPFPLPQIPLRAWARLPETDDGLEQAACEYYGAREVLPVAGSQAAIQLLPRLRRTGKVGVLSPCYAEHAQAWRRAGYRVREVLEQEVDFFLDSLDVLVVVNPNNPTGLSLPPERLLEWHGRLAQRGGWLVVDEAFMDNTPELSLAGHAHQVGLIVLRSFGKFFGLAGVRLGFVLAEHRLLKLLAEQVGPWAVSGPTRVLGQACLQDVAGHARQRQRSEVASQRLVDVLERHGFKPQGGCALFQWLITAEAERLHQFMARQGILLRLFVHNSSLRFGLPAEEADWVRLEQALLAYRKDHP from the coding sequence ATGCTTGAGCACGGTGGGCGGTTACGCAAGGCAGCCCTGGAGCAGGGTATTCCTGAAGAGGACTGGCTTGACCTGTCCAGTGGCCTGGCGCCCTGGCCGTTTCCATTGCCGCAGATACCGCTGCGTGCATGGGCGCGCCTGCCAGAGACCGACGATGGCCTGGAGCAGGCGGCCTGCGAGTACTACGGCGCCAGGGAGGTGCTGCCGGTAGCGGGCTCTCAGGCTGCGATCCAATTGCTGCCGCGTTTGCGACGTACGGGCAAGGTCGGGGTGTTGTCGCCCTGTTATGCCGAGCATGCGCAAGCCTGGCGCCGCGCCGGGTACCGGGTTCGCGAGGTGCTGGAGCAGGAGGTGGACTTCTTTCTCGACAGCCTCGACGTGCTGGTGGTGGTCAATCCCAACAATCCCACGGGCCTGAGCCTGCCCCCGGAGCGCCTGCTGGAGTGGCACGGGCGCCTGGCCCAGCGCGGTGGCTGGCTGGTGGTGGACGAAGCCTTCATGGACAACACCCCCGAGCTGAGCCTGGCCGGTCATGCCCACCAGGTGGGGTTGATCGTCCTGCGTTCCTTCGGCAAGTTCTTCGGCCTGGCTGGTGTGCGGCTGGGGTTTGTCCTGGCCGAGCACCGGTTGCTCAAGCTACTGGCCGAACAGGTCGGGCCCTGGGCTGTCAGTGGACCAACCCGGGTGCTGGGCCAGGCCTGTCTGCAAGATGTCGCCGGGCATGCCCGCCAGCGCCAGCGCAGCGAAGTGGCCAGCCAGCGGTTGGTGGACGTCCTGGAGCGCCATGGTTTCAAGCCCCAGGGTGGTTGTGCCCTGTTTCAATGGCTGATCACCGCCGAGGCCGAGCGCTTGCATCAGTTCATGGCGCGACAGGGCATTCTGCTGCGCCTGTTCGTCCATAACAGCAGCCTGCGTTTCGGCTTGCCTGCCGAGGAGGCCGATTGGGTGCGCCTGGAGCAGGCGCTGCTGGCCTACCGCAAGGATCACCCATGA
- the cobU gene encoding bifunctional adenosylcobinamide kinase/adenosylcobinamide-phosphate guanylyltransferase yields the protein MLQLILGGARSGKSRLAEKLADDSALAVTYIATSQPLDGEMNQRIVHHRERRPAHWGLIEEPLELARALQQAAAEGHCLLVDCLTLWLTNLLMLEDQARLVAERDALLQCVATLPGSIIFVSNETGMGVVPLGELTRRYVDEAGWLHQALAERCQRVVLTVAGLPLTLKGPAL from the coding sequence ATGTTGCAACTGATCCTCGGCGGTGCCCGCTCCGGCAAGAGTCGCCTGGCTGAAAAGCTGGCCGATGACAGCGCCCTGGCGGTGACTTACATCGCCACCAGCCAGCCACTGGATGGCGAGATGAATCAGCGCATCGTCCATCACCGCGAGCGGCGTCCGGCACATTGGGGGCTGATCGAGGAGCCGCTGGAGTTGGCTCGGGCGCTGCAGCAGGCCGCTGCCGAAGGGCATTGCCTGTTGGTGGATTGCCTGACCCTGTGGCTGACCAACCTGCTGATGCTCGAAGACCAGGCACGCCTGGTCGCCGAGCGCGACGCCCTGCTGCAGTGTGTGGCGACACTGCCGGGCAGCATCATTTTTGTCAGCAACGAGACCGGGATGGGTGTCGTGCCGCTGGGCGAGTTGACTCGCCGCTACGTGGATGAAGCCGGTTGGCTGCATCAAGCTCTGGCCGAGCGTTGTCAGCGTGTGGTGCTGACTGTCGCCGGCCTGCCCCTGACTTTGAAAGGACCCGCGTTATGA